One region of Glycine max cultivar Williams 82 chromosome 9, Glycine_max_v4.0, whole genome shotgun sequence genomic DNA includes:
- the LOC100783593 gene encoding glucan endo-1,3-beta-glucosidase, basic isoform isoform X1, translating to MASLFARTKRFSWTTLLLLLELFTIVLHTADAQIGICYGMMGNNLPPANEVIDLYRSNNIRRMRLYDPNEAALQALRNSGIELILGVPNSDLQGLATNVDTARQWVQRNVLNFWPSVKIKYVAVGNEVNPVGGSSWQAQYVLPAVQNVYQAIRAQGLHDQIKVTTVIDTTLIGNSFPPSQGSFRGDVRSYLDPIIGYLLYAGAPLLVNIYPYFSYSGNPRDISLPYALFTSPNVMVWDGQYGYQNLFDAILDSVHAAIDNTRIGYVEVVVSESGWPSDGGFAATYDNARVYLENLVRRSSRGSPRRPSKPTETYIFALFDENNKSPEIEKHFGLFNPNKQKKYPFGFGTKRNEEVVIDDFNATISLKSDM from the exons ATGGCTTCTCTCTTCGCGAGAACCAAGAGGTTCTCATGGACTACTCTTCTGCTTCTTCTGGAACTATTCACAATAGTCCTTCACACGGCAG ATGCTCAAATTGGTATTTGTTATGGTATGATGGGCAACAATCTACCACCGGCAAATGAAGTGATAGATCTTTACAGATCAAATAACATAAGGAGAATGAGACTATATGATCCTAATGAAGCCGCTTTACAAGCACTTAGAAATTCTGGCATTGAACTCATTCTTGGGGTGCCCAACTCAGACCTTCAAGGCCTTGCCACCAACGTTGACACTGCTCGTCAATGGGTGCAAAGAAATGTGTTGAACTTCTGGCCTAGTGTCAAAATCAAGTACGTAGCAGTTGGCAATGAAGTGAATCCAGTTGGAGGATCCTCTTGGCAAGCTCAATATGTTTTACCTGCCGTCCAAAACGTGTACCAAGCTATAAGGGCTCAAGGCCTTCATGATCAAATCAAGGTTACAACAGTTATTGACACGACCCTAATAGGAAACTCCTTCCCTCCATCACAAGGCTCCTTTAGGGGTGATGTGAGATCATACCTAGACCCCATAATTGGATACTTATTATATGCTGGGGCTCCTTTATTAGTCAATATTTACCCTTATTTTAGTTACTCTGGTAATCCCCGTGACATATCACTTCCCTATGCCCTTTTCACCTCACCAAATGTTATGGTATGGGATGGTCAATATGGGTACCAAAATTTGTTTGATGCTATATTGGATTCGGTGCATGCTGCCATTGATAACACAAGGATTGGTTATGTGGAGGTTGTTGTATCTGAGAGTGGCTGGCCCTCAGATGGAGGGTTTGCTGCCACTTATGACAACGCACGTGTGTATTTAGAAAATTTGGTTCGTCGTTCTAGTAGAGGTAGCCCACGAAGGCCTTCAAAGCCCACAGAGACTTATATATTTGCCTTGTTTGATGAGAATAACAAGAGTCCAGAGATAGAGAAACATTTTGGGTTGTTCAATCCCAACAAACAAAAGAAGTACCCATTTGGATTTGGTACAAAAAGGAATGAGGAAGTTGTTATTGATGACTTCAATGCAACAATTTCCCTCAAGAGTGACATGTAA
- the LOC100783593 gene encoding glucan endo-1,3-beta-glucosidase, basic isoform isoform X2 yields MMGNNLPPANEVIDLYRSNNIRRMRLYDPNEAALQALRNSGIELILGVPNSDLQGLATNVDTARQWVQRNVLNFWPSVKIKYVAVGNEVNPVGGSSWQAQYVLPAVQNVYQAIRAQGLHDQIKVTTVIDTTLIGNSFPPSQGSFRGDVRSYLDPIIGYLLYAGAPLLVNIYPYFSYSGNPRDISLPYALFTSPNVMVWDGQYGYQNLFDAILDSVHAAIDNTRIGYVEVVVSESGWPSDGGFAATYDNARVYLENLVRRSSRGSPRRPSKPTETYIFALFDENNKSPEIEKHFGLFNPNKQKKYPFGFGTKRNEEVVIDDFNATISLKSDM; encoded by the coding sequence ATGATGGGCAACAATCTACCACCGGCAAATGAAGTGATAGATCTTTACAGATCAAATAACATAAGGAGAATGAGACTATATGATCCTAATGAAGCCGCTTTACAAGCACTTAGAAATTCTGGCATTGAACTCATTCTTGGGGTGCCCAACTCAGACCTTCAAGGCCTTGCCACCAACGTTGACACTGCTCGTCAATGGGTGCAAAGAAATGTGTTGAACTTCTGGCCTAGTGTCAAAATCAAGTACGTAGCAGTTGGCAATGAAGTGAATCCAGTTGGAGGATCCTCTTGGCAAGCTCAATATGTTTTACCTGCCGTCCAAAACGTGTACCAAGCTATAAGGGCTCAAGGCCTTCATGATCAAATCAAGGTTACAACAGTTATTGACACGACCCTAATAGGAAACTCCTTCCCTCCATCACAAGGCTCCTTTAGGGGTGATGTGAGATCATACCTAGACCCCATAATTGGATACTTATTATATGCTGGGGCTCCTTTATTAGTCAATATTTACCCTTATTTTAGTTACTCTGGTAATCCCCGTGACATATCACTTCCCTATGCCCTTTTCACCTCACCAAATGTTATGGTATGGGATGGTCAATATGGGTACCAAAATTTGTTTGATGCTATATTGGATTCGGTGCATGCTGCCATTGATAACACAAGGATTGGTTATGTGGAGGTTGTTGTATCTGAGAGTGGCTGGCCCTCAGATGGAGGGTTTGCTGCCACTTATGACAACGCACGTGTGTATTTAGAAAATTTGGTTCGTCGTTCTAGTAGAGGTAGCCCACGAAGGCCTTCAAAGCCCACAGAGACTTATATATTTGCCTTGTTTGATGAGAATAACAAGAGTCCAGAGATAGAGAAACATTTTGGGTTGTTCAATCCCAACAAACAAAAGAAGTACCCATTTGGATTTGGTACAAAAAGGAATGAGGAAGTTGTTATTGATGACTTCAATGCAACAATTTCCCTCAAGAGTGACATGTAA
- the LOC100783593 gene encoding glucan endo-1,3-beta-glucosidase, basic isoform isoform X3, translating to MPSLFARNQRFSLATFLLLLELLIGYLRMADAQIGICYGMMGNNLPPANEVIDLYRSNNIRRMRLYDPNEAALQALRNSGIELILGVPNSDLQGLATNVDTARQWVQRNVLNFWPSVKIKYVAVGNEVNPVGGSSWQAQYVLPAVQNVYQAIRAQGLHDQIKVTTVIDTTLIGNSFPPSQGSFRGDVRSYLDPIIGYLLYAGAPLLVNIYPYFSYSGNPRDISLPYALFTSPNVMVWDGQYGYQNLFDAILDSVHAAIDNTRIGYVEVVVSESGWPSDGGFAATYDNARVYLENLVRRSSRGSPRRPSKPTETYIFALFDENNKSPEIEKHFGLFNPNKQKKYPFGFGTKRNEEVVIDDFNATISLKSDM from the coding sequence ATGCTCAAATTGGTATTTGTTATGGTATGATGGGCAACAATCTACCACCGGCAAATGAAGTGATAGATCTTTACAGATCAAATAACATAAGGAGAATGAGACTATATGATCCTAATGAAGCCGCTTTACAAGCACTTAGAAATTCTGGCATTGAACTCATTCTTGGGGTGCCCAACTCAGACCTTCAAGGCCTTGCCACCAACGTTGACACTGCTCGTCAATGGGTGCAAAGAAATGTGTTGAACTTCTGGCCTAGTGTCAAAATCAAGTACGTAGCAGTTGGCAATGAAGTGAATCCAGTTGGAGGATCCTCTTGGCAAGCTCAATATGTTTTACCTGCCGTCCAAAACGTGTACCAAGCTATAAGGGCTCAAGGCCTTCATGATCAAATCAAGGTTACAACAGTTATTGACACGACCCTAATAGGAAACTCCTTCCCTCCATCACAAGGCTCCTTTAGGGGTGATGTGAGATCATACCTAGACCCCATAATTGGATACTTATTATATGCTGGGGCTCCTTTATTAGTCAATATTTACCCTTATTTTAGTTACTCTGGTAATCCCCGTGACATATCACTTCCCTATGCCCTTTTCACCTCACCAAATGTTATGGTATGGGATGGTCAATATGGGTACCAAAATTTGTTTGATGCTATATTGGATTCGGTGCATGCTGCCATTGATAACACAAGGATTGGTTATGTGGAGGTTGTTGTATCTGAGAGTGGCTGGCCCTCAGATGGAGGGTTTGCTGCCACTTATGACAACGCACGTGTGTATTTAGAAAATTTGGTTCGTCGTTCTAGTAGAGGTAGCCCACGAAGGCCTTCAAAGCCCACAGAGACTTATATATTTGCCTTGTTTGATGAGAATAACAAGAGTCCAGAGATAGAGAAACATTTTGGGTTGTTCAATCCCAACAAACAAAAGAAGTACCCATTTGGATTTGGTACAAAAAGGAATGAGGAAGTTGTTATTGATGACTTCAATGCAACAATTTCCCTCAAGAGTGACATGTAA